One part of the Rutidosis leptorrhynchoides isolate AG116_Rl617_1_P2 chromosome 1, CSIRO_AGI_Rlap_v1, whole genome shotgun sequence genome encodes these proteins:
- the LOC139860017 gene encoding pentatricopeptide repeat-containing protein At3g06430, chloroplastic-like, with amino-acid sequence MSLRAPPPSSSLSFSASLTLSSDNHRQHFDNHRINYRIISPRFLLRCAVRSYSPVADSPKRKKLWKQGEYPGDVSTNSGDRNNKKRTPIKNIKKKLDRKSNLNPWVSTVTEALSDSIEAKQWLRALQVFEMLKEQRFYQPKAGTYMKLIVLLGRSGQPQQARNLFNSMIEEGIEPTAELYTALLAAYCRSNIIDEAFKILEEMKNLPLCQPDVYTYTILIKACVDAARFELVESLYEQMAERSITPNTVTQNTVLAGYGKVGKFDLMEKVLNGMLNSGSSEQDVWTMNTILSLFGNMGQVETMEKWYEKFRNFGIEPETRTFNILIGAYGKKKMYDKMSTVMEYMRKLSFPWTTSTYNNVIEAFSDVGDAKNMEYTFDQMRAEGMKADTKTFCCLIRGYANAGLFHKVISMVELAGKLEIPENTSFHNAVIYACATADDLMEMERVYMRMKDKQCKADATTFSIMVEAYKKEGMNDEVFDLEQEQKMMLNPNQELVV; translated from the exons ATGTCGTTACGAGCGCCGCCGCCGTCGTCGTCTCTCTCCTTCTCAGCTTCCCTAACATTATCTTCCGACAACCACCGGCAGCATTTCGACAACCACCGTATTAACTACCGTATAATTTCACCTAGGTTTTTATTACGATGTGCAGTGAGGTCATATTCACCGGTTGCTGACTCACCAAAACGGAAGAAATTATGGAAACAAGGAGAGTACCCTGGTGACGTATCAACTAATTCCGGTGATAGGAATAATAAAAAGAGAACTCCGATTAAGAATATTAAAAAGAAATTGGATCGTAAAAGTAACCTAAATCCGTGGGTTAGTACAGTTACTGAAGCCTTATCTGATTCAATTGAAGCTAAACAGTGGTTAAGAGCCCTACAG GTTTTTGAGATGCTAAAGGAACAGCGATTTTATCAACCGAAGGCAGGAACTTATATGAAACTCATTGTTTTACTCGGACGATCTGGCCAACCGCAACAAGCCCGTAATCTTTTTAACTCGATGATCGAAGAGGGAATCGAGCCCACTGCAGAACTATACACTGCATTGCTCGCTGCATACTGCAGAAGCAATATAATCGACGAAGCATTCAAAATTCTTGAAGAAATGAAGAACCTTCCTTTATGTCAACCAGACGTTTATACATATACTATTCTAATCAAAGCTTGTGTTGATGCTGCTCGATTCGAACTTGTTGAATCATTGTATGAACAAATGGCTGAACGATCTATAACTCCAAATACAGTCACTCAGAATACAGTCTTAGCTGGATATGGTAAAGTAGGTAAGTTTGACTTAATGGAAAAAGTACTAAACGGAATGTTAAACAGCGGTTCGTCCGAACAGGATGTATGGACGATGAACACGATTCTTAGCTTATTTGGCAACATGGGTCAAGTTGAAACTATGGAAAAATGGTATGAAAAGTTTAGAAATTTTGGAATCGAACCAGAAACAAGAACGTTCAACATTTTAATTGGTGCATATGGAAAGAAAAAAATGTACGATAAAATGTCAACAGTTATGGAGTACATGAGAAAGCTTTCGTTTCCATGGACAACGTCTACTTACAACAATGTAATTGAGGCGTTTTCGGATGTGGGTGACGCGAAAAATATGGAGTACACGTTTGATCAAATGAGAGCCGAGGGTATGAAAGCCGACACCAAGACGTTTTGTTGTTTAATTAGAGGGTATGCAAATGCAGGTCTttttcataaagtgataagtatggtGGAATTAGCTGGGAAATTGGAGATACCTGAAAACACATCGTTTCATAACGCTGTGATTTATGCGTGTGCAACTGCAGATGATTTGATGGAAATGGAAAGGGTTTATATGAGGATGAAAGATAAGCAGTGTAAGGCTGATGCAACGACGTTTTCTATTATGGTTGAAGCTTATAAGAAAGAAGGTATGAATGACGAAGTGTTTGATTTAGAACAGGAACAAAAAATGATGTTGAATCCAAATCAAGAGTTAGTTGTTTAG
- the LOC139860023 gene encoding protein RESTRICTED TEV MOVEMENT 3-like isoform X1 — protein sequence MAIGDSCSDASLTQGDQHGDLRSISEAPPAHYILNIQQLSLLTKQNVERYESGEFEAGGYKWKLVIHPNGNKSKNVGEFLSVYLAMADPTSLPPGWEVYANFRIFLLDQNNDTYLKVEDAMSKGRRFHRLRTEQGFDQFISLKEFSDSNNGYLLGDNCVFGAEVFVCKERSKGKTESLSMVKDAVAYKHTWIIRNYSKVNIDCENSNIFSAGDHKWKIQLYPLGKGSIGGYLSLRLALAEPEKVASGTKILAEFTIRILDQLDTRHLYRKASYWFSALKPDWGWQRFISHGTFFQTNRGLYLKDVCYIEAEVTVHGETTIFG from the exons ATGGCCATTGGTGACTCATGTTCAGATGCAAGTCTTACCCAAGGTGACCAACATG GGGATTTGAGATCAATATCAGAAGCACCACCTGCTCATTACATTCTCAACATTCAACAACTTTCTTTATTAACTAAACAAAATGTTGAAAGATATGAATCTGGCGAGTTTGAAGCCGGAGGCTACAAATG gaaattgGTTATTCACCCAAATGGTAACAAAAGTAAGAATGTTGGAGAATTCTTGTCTGTATACTTGGCGATGGCGGACCCTACTTCACTTCCACCTGGTTGGGAGGTCTACGCCAATTTCAGGATCTTTCTACTTGATCAGAACAATGATACTTACTTAAAAGTTGAAG ATGCAATGAGTAAAGGAAGACGGTTTCATCGTTTAAGAACTGAACAGGGATTTGATCAATTTATTAGTCTTAAAGAATTTAGTGATTCTAACAATGGATATCTTCTTGGAGATAACTGTGTGTTTGGTGCGGAGGTGTTTGTCTGCAAAGAGAGAAGCAAAGGCAAAACCGAGTCGTTGTCAATGGTAAAAGATGCAGTTGCTTATAAGCACACGTGGATAATCAGAAACTACTCTAAAGTCAACATTGACTGTGAAAATTCAAACATATTTAGTGCTGGTGATCACAAATG GAAGATACAGTTATATCCTCTTGGAAAAGGCAGTATTGGTGGCTACCTATCGCTTAGATTGGCTTTAGCTGAACCTGAAAAAGTTGCATCAGGAACCAAAATACTTGCAGAATTTACTATTCGTATTCTGGATCAATTAGATACAAGACATCTCTATAGAAAAG CTAGTTATTGGTTCAGTGCTTTAAAACCGGACTGGGGTTGGCAAAGATTCATATCACATGGTACGTTCTTTCAGACGAACAGAGGATTGTATTTAAAGGATGTTTGTTACATAGAAGCAGAGGTTACTGTCCATGGAGAGACTACTATATTTGGATAA
- the LOC139860023 gene encoding protein RESTRICTED TEV MOVEMENT 3-like isoform X2, which produces MAIGDSCSDASLTQGDQHGDLRSISEAPPAHYILNIQQLSLLTKQNVERYESGEFEAGGYKCKNVGEFLSVYLAMADPTSLPPGWEVYANFRIFLLDQNNDTYLKVEDAMSKGRRFHRLRTEQGFDQFISLKEFSDSNNGYLLGDNCVFGAEVFVCKERSKGKTESLSMVKDAVAYKHTWIIRNYSKVNIDCENSNIFSAGDHKWKIQLYPLGKGSIGGYLSLRLALAEPEKVASGTKILAEFTIRILDQLDTRHLYRKASYWFSALKPDWGWQRFISHGTFFQTNRGLYLKDVCYIEAEVTVHGETTIFG; this is translated from the exons ATGGCCATTGGTGACTCATGTTCAGATGCAAGTCTTACCCAAGGTGACCAACATG GGGATTTGAGATCAATATCAGAAGCACCACCTGCTCATTACATTCTCAACATTCAACAACTTTCTTTATTAACTAAACAAAATGTTGAAAGATATGAATCTGGCGAGTTTGAAGCCGGAGGCTACAAATG TAAGAATGTTGGAGAATTCTTGTCTGTATACTTGGCGATGGCGGACCCTACTTCACTTCCACCTGGTTGGGAGGTCTACGCCAATTTCAGGATCTTTCTACTTGATCAGAACAATGATACTTACTTAAAAGTTGAAG ATGCAATGAGTAAAGGAAGACGGTTTCATCGTTTAAGAACTGAACAGGGATTTGATCAATTTATTAGTCTTAAAGAATTTAGTGATTCTAACAATGGATATCTTCTTGGAGATAACTGTGTGTTTGGTGCGGAGGTGTTTGTCTGCAAAGAGAGAAGCAAAGGCAAAACCGAGTCGTTGTCAATGGTAAAAGATGCAGTTGCTTATAAGCACACGTGGATAATCAGAAACTACTCTAAAGTCAACATTGACTGTGAAAATTCAAACATATTTAGTGCTGGTGATCACAAATG GAAGATACAGTTATATCCTCTTGGAAAAGGCAGTATTGGTGGCTACCTATCGCTTAGATTGGCTTTAGCTGAACCTGAAAAAGTTGCATCAGGAACCAAAATACTTGCAGAATTTACTATTCGTATTCTGGATCAATTAGATACAAGACATCTCTATAGAAAAG CTAGTTATTGGTTCAGTGCTTTAAAACCGGACTGGGGTTGGCAAAGATTCATATCACATGGTACGTTCTTTCAGACGAACAGAGGATTGTATTTAAAGGATGTTTGTTACATAGAAGCAGAGGTTACTGTCCATGGAGAGACTACTATATTTGGATAA